The stretch of DNA TGTGACAGAATTGCTATCATTCAAAATGGTGAGTTAATCGAGGTTCAGGAAGTAAATGCATTCGTTTCAGACGACCAGCTTGTGTTTTTCTTCGAGACAGGAGAGGTAGGTATTGAGGCTGCACAGTGGCTTGAAAATAAATATGAGATGGAACGAATTGAATCGGGATTTACAATTAAATGTTCTAGAGAAGACATCCCCACTATATTCAAAAAACTAACCGAATGTAATATTGCCGTTTATAGTGCTAAACCAATGACAAAAACATTAGAGGATAAGTTCTTAGAAATTACTGCTGGATAAGGAGGGGAGATAAAATGGGGAAATTAATCATTAATGAGTGGGTAAAAGTGTTTAGAAGAATTGGGACACTTATTATGATTGCGTTAATTGTACTGTTTGTCATCGGGTTTGGAGGGCTATCAAAAGTTCTAGACAATCAAAATCCTCCACAGGAAAATACTCAATGGAAGCAAGAGTTAGAAAAACAGCTTTTAAGTGATCGTTCTGCATTAGAAGACATCGGTCAAAGAAATGCCAATTTAAAAATGTACTATGAAAGACAAATAGCAATCAAGGAATATCAGCTAGAAAATGATATTCCTCCTCAAACTGAAACCCATATGTGGACATTTGTCAACGAAGCACAAGCCATCATATCATTTGCAGGTTTATTTACGATTATTATTGCTGCCGGAATTGTATCGTCCGAGTTTTCATGGGGAACAATCAAACTGCTTTTAATACGACCTTATGGACGATCAAGCATATTGTTATCAAAGTATATAACCGTTATTTTATATGGGTTCTTCTTTTTAGCAATCCTGTACACATTATCAGTTCTTGTCGGATTTGTGCTATTTGGTGCACCAGCGGAAGAGGTGTCTCATTTAGCATATATAAATGGAGAAGTAGTTGAAAGAAATATTGTTGTTCACTTAATCAGCCAATATTTATTAAGTTCGATTGATGTGTTATTAGTTGCAACAATGGCCTTTATGATCTCTACCGTTTTCCGGAATAGCTCACTTGCTATTGGCTTATCATTATTTCTCCTCTTTACGGGGAGCACAGCGACAATGCTGTTGGCAAGCAAATTTGAATGGACGAAGTATTTCTTGTTTGCAAATACAAACTTAACTGTGTATTTTGATGGTGTTCCACCAGTAGAGGGTATGACACTGTCTTTCTCCATTATGATGCTGATTATCTACTTTGCTTTCTTCCATTTACTTGCATTCTTATTGTTTAATAAGAGGGATGTAGCAGCATAAGTTAGAAAAAGCATAGTGCCTGCTCCAAAGGAAAAAGCTTTGAGGAGCAGGCACTATTTTATATATGAATAATAAAATCATCTTCGCTTTCCCCATAAAAGTACAGCCGGTGCAAAGGTCTTGTCATGGCTACATAGAGAAGCTTAATATCCAGTTCAGAGTCGCGGGAAAATGTTTCTTCCAGAGATACGATCATAACGGCATCGAATTCTAACCCTTTTGCTAAAAACGAAGGCACGATGACAATTTCATCCTTCGGGATCTTTTCTTGTTCTTCCAGCAGCTTAACCGGCATCTCCGAATGTTCTTTGAAAAGGGAATAAAGAAGCTGGCAATCTTTCATTGTTTTTCCGATAACCGCGAAGGTTTTAAAGTTTTCCTGTTTTAAAAGGGAAACTTGCTCCTCGATTTGCCTAACAAGTTCAAGATCGTTTTTCCTCATCATAAATTTTGGACTTTCCCCATGTCTCACAACGGGTTCTACCTTTGGAAAAGAGTAGGGAAGCAGCTTCAAAAGCTCATTTGCTTTTTCCATGATTTCAACTGTTGTACGATAACTCTTTTGCAGTTCGGTATAGGTAGCACGTGGGAAAATTTCTTCTAAAACCCCATTCCAAGAAGTTAATCCCCTATATGAATGGATCCCTTGGGCGAGGTCGCCAACAAGTGTAAACATATCTGTATCAAGTGCTTTCTTAAGAGATATCAGCTCCATAAAGCTGTAATCCTGTGCTTCATCAATGACAATATTCTTCGCTTTGATCTCTTTTGGAATGCCAAATAGGTAAACCTGTAAATAAAGCATGAGAGCAAGGTCTTCTCTTTCATATTTCTTTTTCGAGAAAAGGGCTTGGCTGTACTGGCAAAGAGTCTCTGCTTCCTGCTCCGTAAGCTTGCCTTCAGAGAATTGACAAAGCAGGGCGGGATCGTTGAAAAGCTCATGATAATATTGGATAAGCGTCTTCTTAGGAAATTGTCTCATATAGGCAGGGACTGCAGTACGAAGAGCTTTCTTAATTTCGCTTAGGCGAAGATCCTTCTTATCAAGTGCGTCGGAAACATATTGCCTTCGTTTCTCTGGATCCTTTCCACGATAGAGCGCACGTTCAATCCTTTCATCATAAAAGGTTTCAATTTTCTTGATGATGTTTTGTTTCTTTTTGGCAACATCATTTTGAAGAATCGCTTTCAATTTTTCCAGTCTTTTAAAAAGGGGAAGATAGTTATAGTCATTTTTAAAAAGATGAATGAACTTTTTATGACCAAATAGCCGAAACTTATCTACCATAAAGTCTTCTGATGGATAGAAGGTTTTATAAATGCTTCTAATATAGTTGGATAATATAAGATGAAAAACGGGAGAACCCTTAGTTGATGAAATCCAAGCAGAGGTTTGACTATCCTTGCTTTCAGGCTCTTCCAGCAGTCGAACTAGTTTATTATCAGGCTTGAGGTTAAGCTTTATGCCAAGACATGCTTGAACATATTCCTGATAAGTTGTTTGGCGGACCCTCTCCACCCCAAGCTCAGGCAGTGCTTCTGAAATATAGTCAATAAAGAGCCTGCTTGGTGCTAGAATCATAAGCTGTTCTGGGGCAAAGTTTTCCTTGTATTGATAAATGAAATAACTAATCCGGTGAAGAGCGATCGTTGTTTTTCCGCTTCCGGCAGCCCCCTGAACAATAATTGGCTTATTTAAATCAGCCCGGATAATGCGATTTTGCTCTTCTTGAATGGTTGAAATGATTTCTGTAAGCCGATTACTTGAGCTTTTTGAGAGTGAATCCTGGAGCAGTTCATCTGTTGTTGTTAAATCAATGTCTCGAATTTCATCAAGCTCGCCATTTTCGATCATAAATTGCCTTTTTAGCGATAATAATCCGTTATAGCTTTCCTCGTAGGATTCGTAATGAACCTCTCCAAGCCTGCCTTCATAATAGAGATTTGCAATCGGAGATCTCCAATCGACAATGATTTGTTCTTGATTTTCCCTCGAGTATAGAGATGTTTTCCCTATGTATAATTGTTCTATCTCTTTTTGATTCTCTTGCAGGAAATCAATCCGTGCAAAATAAGGTTTTACTCTGGCATTTTTTAGACTTTTTAATTCATCCTTAGACATTTCAAAAAATCTTGCATTTGTGAGTAGAGAGGAATAGCTTGAGCTGGAATCTAGCCAATCGACGTCTTGGAATGCCTCGCGCATATTTTCTTGGAATTGATCTTTACTAGATTCTGCTGTTTTAATCACAACATCTAAGTATCTTTTCGTAAATTCTAATCGTTGAATTTCTTGTTGAAAATCGGGGTGTTGTTGTTGAGTTGACACATCCATCTTCCTTCCATTCCCATTTTTCAGCCGCAATGGGGAAGTACATAGAAGCGTGAGTGATAAGGAATTTATATTATCAGAAAAGTTTCTCAAAAGCAATGAATAAAGTGAAACTTTAATCAGTGGGGGTTTTCTTCATCCCCCACTGATTATTAGTTGAACCAATCACGCTCAAAACGCCACGTCCTGTGGCTTTCGCCTGACTAGGACATCCTCGTAAAAGCTATCGCTTTTCCTTCGTGCGATGTTAATCGCTATCGAAGCCTTCCTTGTCCTGTCCGTCGTCGGGCTTTTACGGGCAGTTTATCTCCCACCTAACTTCTTTGCTTTCGCTGAATTTTGAGATGGGAGTATTACTGCCCGTTAATGCGGGATAAACAAAAAAGAGGATGTGCTTTGATATTTCATCCTCTAAATCGTATTAGTACAGTGTTCGCCATAAATAAAAGGTTGCATAGGATTCCCAATTTCTCCATGGGATCGAAAATGCTAAGATTTCCTCTTTTGTTGGCTTTCGGTCCATATTCTGTAATGTTTTAATGGCATTAATAAGACCGACATCATCAATTGGAAAGGCTTCACTGAATCGAAGGCACCGCATTAGAACATAATTGGCTGTCCAAGGGCCGATGCCGCGTATCTTTATTAAGTTTTTTTCAGCATCTTTGAAGTTCATTTTAGCTAATTTTTCTTTTGATAATTCTCCGCTTGCCATTAAGCCAGCAATTCCAATGAGGTATTCGCTCTTTTTAACCGTCATTTTAATATCCGCAAAATCTGCAGGAGTTAATTGCGCAATTCGTTCGCAGGTTGGAAAAATCCAATATTTCTTCCCACTCCATTCGATGGAATCGCCAAATTTTTCTACAAATTGTTTCTTTAATGAGTAGGCGAACGGCAAATTGATTTGCTGCCCTAAAACTCCCCAGCATAAAGCTTCAAATAAGTCCGGAATGCCAATGATTCGCAAGCCAAAGAATTTTCGGGCAGGCAATTTAAGTAATGGGTCTGCTTTGGCCATGTCATAAAACGAAGTTAAATCGTTATCTAGATCAAACCACTCACTGATATATTTTACAATCTCTTCTAGATGACGGGCTTTAGTAGGTCGAGAATCATTGATAAACTGGATAAGCATTTGTTTATTTTCGATGATGCTTATCCGTACTAATGAACGAATTTCCCCAATGGCTATAACTTTTGTAATGATGCCGTCCTCGATTTCATACATACATTCATCTTTTGCCCTTGTTAAATAGCCCAAGTTCGCATTCGTATCGAACGCTTCAGGCAGTGGAATGATGAATTTATCATTGATTTCATGCAGCTCCATTTTATCTCCTCACTTGTTTTGGCATTTATAAAATAAGCAGATGCTAACACCCCAAAAGTGTATTTTCACTTTAACACAACATAATCATAAAAAATTTTGTTATCTTGCTTTTATATTCTAAAAATCTTATTTTTTCTAATTTACGGGGTTATAGTGTAGGTATGATGAAAAAATACTCTACTGTTTCATCATTTGAGGATATTATTTCTTACTAAATCATTTATAGTATCGTACTTTAAAAGGGGTGGTGATGGGCAATGCCAGGCCGAATTAGCGATAGCTTTCAAGATCGTCATGATGATGGAATTTCGAATGAAGCAGAATGGATAACAAATGAAAAGTGGCAAGCAATTATCGAAAATAATGCTGCGTATAATGATCAATTTTTTTATGCTGTGAAGACTACAGGGATCTTTTGTAAGCCATCATGCAAGTCCCGTGTTCCGAAAAGAGAAAATGTACGGATTTTCCAAAATGCAGAACAAGCTCTCAATGCTCATTATCGCCCATGTAAACGCTGTAAGCCTACTAATGAGAGATTGCCTGATCGTGAATGGGTGACGCTAATAACTGAATACATTGATAAGAATTTCACTGAAAAATTAACACTAGAAACATTAGCGGATATTGCTCATGGGAGCCCTTATCATTTACATCGAACATTTAAAAAAATCAAGGGCATTACGCCAGTTGAATATATTCAACTGGTTAGAATAAACGCAGCCAAAGAATATTTGGTTCAATCTAAAAAATCGATAACCGATATCTCCATATGTGTAGGAATATCTAACACACCTTATTTTATAACTTTGTTTAAAAAGATAACAGGATATACACCAGCACGATATCGCCAGTTGCATCAACAAATGAATCATTTGGAGGGATTGTAAATGGAATCCAAGAATAAGCCAGCCCTGTATTGGTCTTTGCTAGAGTTTAGGGATTGGAATTT from Cytobacillus dafuensis encodes:
- a CDS encoding ABC transporter permease produces the protein MGKLIINEWVKVFRRIGTLIMIALIVLFVIGFGGLSKVLDNQNPPQENTQWKQELEKQLLSDRSALEDIGQRNANLKMYYERQIAIKEYQLENDIPPQTETHMWTFVNEAQAIISFAGLFTIIIAAGIVSSEFSWGTIKLLLIRPYGRSSILLSKYITVILYGFFFLAILYTLSVLVGFVLFGAPAEEVSHLAYINGEVVERNIVVHLISQYLLSSIDVLLVATMAFMISTVFRNSSLAIGLSLFLLFTGSTATMLLASKFEWTKYFLFANTNLTVYFDGVPPVEGMTLSFSIMMLIIYFAFFHLLAFLLFNKRDVAA
- the helD gene encoding RNA polymerase recycling motor HelD: MSTQQQHPDFQQEIQRLEFTKRYLDVVIKTAESSKDQFQENMREAFQDVDWLDSSSSYSSLLTNARFFEMSKDELKSLKNARVKPYFARIDFLQENQKEIEQLYIGKTSLYSRENQEQIIVDWRSPIANLYYEGRLGEVHYESYEESYNGLLSLKRQFMIENGELDEIRDIDLTTTDELLQDSLSKSSSNRLTEIISTIQEEQNRIIRADLNKPIIVQGAAGSGKTTIALHRISYFIYQYKENFAPEQLMILAPSRLFIDYISEALPELGVERVRQTTYQEYVQACLGIKLNLKPDNKLVRLLEEPESKDSQTSAWISSTKGSPVFHLILSNYIRSIYKTFYPSEDFMVDKFRLFGHKKFIHLFKNDYNYLPLFKRLEKLKAILQNDVAKKKQNIIKKIETFYDERIERALYRGKDPEKRRQYVSDALDKKDLRLSEIKKALRTAVPAYMRQFPKKTLIQYYHELFNDPALLCQFSEGKLTEQEAETLCQYSQALFSKKKYEREDLALMLYLQVYLFGIPKEIKAKNIVIDEAQDYSFMELISLKKALDTDMFTLVGDLAQGIHSYRGLTSWNGVLEEIFPRATYTELQKSYRTTVEIMEKANELLKLLPYSFPKVEPVVRHGESPKFMMRKNDLELVRQIEEQVSLLKQENFKTFAVIGKTMKDCQLLYSLFKEHSEMPVKLLEEQEKIPKDEIVIVPSFLAKGLEFDAVMIVSLEETFSRDSELDIKLLYVAMTRPLHRLYFYGESEDDFIIHI
- a CDS encoding DNA-3-methyladenine glycosylase 2 — protein: MELHEINDKFIIPLPEAFDTNANLGYLTRAKDECMYEIEDGIITKVIAIGEIRSLVRISIIENKQMLIQFINDSRPTKARHLEEIVKYISEWFDLDNDLTSFYDMAKADPLLKLPARKFFGLRIIGIPDLFEALCWGVLGQQINLPFAYSLKKQFVEKFGDSIEWSGKKYWIFPTCERIAQLTPADFADIKMTVKKSEYLIGIAGLMASGELSKEKLAKMNFKDAEKNLIKIRGIGPWTANYVLMRCLRFSEAFPIDDVGLINAIKTLQNMDRKPTKEEILAFSIPWRNWESYATFYLWRTLY
- a CDS encoding bifunctional transcriptional activator/DNA repair enzyme AdaA; translated protein: MPGRISDSFQDRHDDGISNEAEWITNEKWQAIIENNAAYNDQFFYAVKTTGIFCKPSCKSRVPKRENVRIFQNAEQALNAHYRPCKRCKPTNERLPDREWVTLITEYIDKNFTEKLTLETLADIAHGSPYHLHRTFKKIKGITPVEYIQLVRINAAKEYLVQSKKSITDISICVGISNTPYFITLFKKITGYTPARYRQLHQQMNHLEGL